From the genome of Cyprinus carpio isolate SPL01 chromosome B24, ASM1834038v1, whole genome shotgun sequence:
ACTCTTGTATGGGAGAAGATGCTGGGCTGATCCTGGTTATGCCACTATATTCACTATTAGCATATGATCCATTTTGAGCCAGTTGGTTGGTAACCAAATACTGGTTGGTTTTAGAGGTTGGAATGTAAAGGGCTTCTCGTTTGGTAAAGTTCTCAGCCTGAAAGGGACTCTGGTTCTTGTTGGGCATCTGAAGGCCATGAAGGCTGATGTAGCCTCTTTCTGTCCTCTGAGGGGTTGTAGGTCGACTGAATGGGCTTGAAAACACTGGTTCGTGGTATTCCACATCTGCTGGGTCTTTCTTCTCTGAGGCTTTCATCAGAAGTTCCTCGACTTCAAGAAGGCTCATCTCATTCATGTCGTTCTGGGAGTCCCGTCCATCAGGTGGCAAGGCATAGACAGATTTATGCCCATCATCATAGACTTTGATGCCTTGTTGTTGGAGATCCAGAGGTGCGATGGTGGCTGTGGAAAGGATGTGACTCTCACCAGTGCGGAGATCTTTTTCCACACTGATCTTCATGGTGTATGTTGCTGAAggaaataacagtgttaaacacaaaccaaatcaagagataaaaaaaaaaaaaaaaaaaacgtaattgtataaaaaaatatttatcagtagttaaatgtttttgaaaacatgtttCTTACTATATTTAcagaggctgcattaatttgaaaaatacagtaaaaacacttatattgtgaattattattattattacaatttactcAAAAAGtaaacattctaaaatgtaatttatttctgtggtaaagctgaatttccagcatcattaatccagtcttcagtgtttcatgatccttgagaaatcttTCTAAaacgctgatttggtgctcaaaaacatttcttgttaatatcaatgttgaaaacagttttgctgcttaatatttttgtgaaaaccattatgcattttttttctttttttttattaaataggaagttgaaaagaacaacatttgttaaaattttaatcttTACTGCCATTTACTTGGTGGAGGAAATATTCTAGATAATATGATTAATATGCTTAAAAATATCCCCTACCTGTGATAAAAACACTGTAGCAGTGCTTTAATAAAAATCGTGTCATCTTGCAGTCTGTAGCTAGATATAATATCCTGTTCAGCTGGCGATATTTTCATTATTGGACCTCTTTCATAATTCTGTGTCATGCTCATAATTACAGTCATGGATAacatcttacttttttttttcattaaaaaatgaaaacagcatttacGTCCCTTGAATTGCTATGATTACAGAAGTGGACAGTTTGATGACATGTTTGCACTGTCTAAACATCCTAACATATTTGTGGAATATTTCAAGTGCTCATTATATTAACAAATAGTTGGTGGTGTAAACAAAAGCCTTCGCTGTACCTTTTTTCTCCTGTTCTTCATCAGTTTCATGTTTTCCTGGCTTGACACTTCTCCTCCTGGTTTTGGGGGTATAGGACTTTGGGACCTCAGGTATGGCCGTGTAGATGTATTGGACTGCCTCTGTAAGAAGCAATGTGTAAGTCTGTTGAGGAGGTGTCATGGGAAAGAATGCTGTACAAATAGcaatatagcaaaaataaaaaatttctttaCCTGGCCAGATATTTGCGTTTACTTCCTGCAGGGAAATATAGTAGTTTGTGCAGTACCAAAAGTGGATGTGATGAAGAGATAAAAAGAACAAGTTTCATACCATACAAAACACACCAGATCACATATCACGCAAACCGATATTTTCCTCACAGCAGCAACTGGCATCAAACAATTTTATCTTGACGTCAATTTGAAACCGAGGGGCATCTTCACAGCATGCTGCATTGTAATGATTTCCCTTGTTCCCAACTCAAAAGCTGATCTAATTTAAGTGGCTCGCTGTTGTAATAAGCGGTAAGGAGTCTCCAGGCCTTTGAAAGTGATTACACAAGCAATACCTTTATGATGTCCTCTGGAGTTTTCTCCACCTCCTTCAGTTGTTTCAGAAGAATTTCCTCTTTTGCAGAAAGCTCCAGCTCTTGTGTCTCAAGAACCGCGATTTCCTGCTGTATTCTGCAAAAGATGcaggcaaatatttatttatatacatatttattgatatttttgcgGATTGTTCAGTTGAGCTAAgttatatttgtatgaaataatgcaacacatttgttttttttttttacttataaaagcatagttcatccaaaaattgaTTTACTCAATCTCACTTCAGTCTTTATTTACTCTGcagaacacaaatgtttttgctcatacaatgaaagtaaatgatgacgcagttttcatttttgagtgaattatgcCTGTGTGCAAACAATTTGAATTTATATCGTTTCCAGAAATCCTGATTCAGACCCAGACCAACATGTTGGAAactgattattattcatttattatttgtttgtatacAAAAACTTTGATTTCAGAACAACACACAAAAAGTGCTGCTTTCGTGAAAGTCGCTCTAATGGCACCTCCTTGTGTAATTTTTCAGTATTGTTCGAGAGCTGATGAGACTGGAAATTGAGTTttagtttcagagtttcagaatGATTACCctcatttatgttttgtttggggCCATGAACCTATACGTCAAGATAACTTACAGGAGATGACAAGCCTCCTCTGTCCTGTGATTGTGGGGATTCTCATCAGATTGCTTTTTCACTCTTAATCCATCTGATTTAAACAGCAGCCTTCATATTGTGGAGTCTATTTATCAAGAGAAAGCTCTTTGGAGATTTGAGTCCTTTAAGGTCTTCAAATCGATCTTAACAACTGCTGGAAAACAAACTTCCTTTCCATCTAAATAAAGCTCCACAGGGAGAAATCAGGCAGGGTGTGTTTATCAGCACTGTATGGGAACTCTCATTATAAGAGAGTGGTTCTAgctgaaaaagatttttttgttgttgtgttagtCATCCTTCCTGCTTCAGGTATGACCTCCTGCGTAATAGTTTTTTCCAGACAAAGCTTGTTGTAAGTCAGCAGGCTGTCACTGCCAAGGCGGGTTGCGTAAATAGACAGTTTATGTAATACTGTGAGTGAGGTCTGTCTGTCTAACCCTTGACTGACCCTGAAAGCCCATCACAGTGGTTAAACAAGAATAATCTCTCATTAAAGATGAAACTGTGAACCCTGCACGCCATtagtgatttagttttttttttcccttttcatttgTGGAGATGTGAGAGTACCTGTCGATATTGCTCTGCAGGAGTTTAGTCTGCTGCTGGTTATCTTCAGTCTGGGCCTTCACAGATTCCTGCTCTTCTTCGCTCAGGGTACTCAATCCGTCCATTAGCCATTGTTCCCGTagagtttttttctatttgttcaAACAAGACCATAGCATCTTGTGTCagccagtttatttatttacattacagtgttgtaaattaataataaattacatctttACACATTAcctaataaaatcacaaaatgcaAACACATTCTGCTGCAGTAATTTAATGATCATATTAAATATGTTGGATATTTATTAGATATATgttagatatttatattatattattttcaaacatgCATTCAactattcatatattaatatttattattcttttaataataacatttttattattacttattttaatatattttataacatttttattattacttattttaatatattttgtttatgtatatatgatttataaataatatatttgtaatattatcatattatataaactatataaaaaacaaattccaTATACACAGTCATATATTCCATATAAAATTATAGCGAGAATAtgtgaatgcatttatttttatataatttttttaattatatttttatataatatatcatttttatatattgtattgttatattatgTATCCTATTATAAAGAtactaatatacattttatattttaaacattatttgtgaatacattatttataaataatatatttttaatttattctcagtAAGATTATActgttattataaaaatta
Proteins encoded in this window:
- the palmdb gene encoding palmdelphin isoform X3; the protein is MEEETLLRERLQAITDKRRIREEIEKKRRNIEEEKLKLQYLKKKTLREQWLMDGLSTLSEEEQESVKAQTEDNQQQTKLLQSNIDRIQQEIAVLETQELELSAKEEILLKQLKEVEKTPEDIIKEVNANIWPEAVQYIYTAIPEVPKSYTPKTRRRSVKPGKHETDEEQEKKATYTMKISVEKDLRTGESHILSTATIAPLDLQQQGIKVYDDGHKSVYALPPDGRDSQNDMNEMSLLEVEELLMKASEKKDPADVEYHEPVFSSPFSRPTTPQRTERGYISLHGLQMPNKNQSPFQAENFTKREALYIPTSKTNQYLVTNQLAQNGSYANSEYSGITRISPASSPIQEYEEQLRITPTADSGLGFGRFSPLNQKEDSSANFMSFLPPEVESGEPVTMIFMGYQNVESDEEDEGIQAELVVISDDDDDDDDDSEEATLSYHPLGYHSKIFKPNSMVYRSEIRPSAIRTSSSGRQMLGNETRDLTDTALPIRLSQLGKHM